In Bos taurus isolate L1 Dominette 01449 registration number 42190680 breed Hereford chromosome 11, ARS-UCD2.0, whole genome shotgun sequence, one DNA window encodes the following:
- the RNF208 gene encoding RING finger protein 208: protein MPADPGPEVGGGWPGFLMSCLKGPHVILKMEAMKMVHPEKFPELQAATPCFPPAPRPAPALAPKRAWPSDTEIIVNQACGGDMPALEGAPCTPPLPRRPRKGSAELGFPRVAPADEVIVNQYVIRPSPAAPGAPAAAVAAAAGEPLECPTCGHTYNATQRRPRVLSCLHSVCEQCLQILYESCPKYKFISCPTCRRETVLFTDYGLAALAINTSILSRLPPEALTAPSGGQWGGEPEGSCYQTFRQYCGAACTCHARNPLSACSIM, encoded by the coding sequence ATGCCGGCTGACCCAGGGCCCGAGGTGGGCGGTGGCTGGCCAGGCTTCCTCATGTCCTGCCTGAAGGGCCCCCATGTCATCCTCAAGATGGAGGCCATGAAGATGGTCCACCCTGAGAAGTTCCCTGAGCTGCAGGCGGCCACCCCCTGCTTCCCACCTGCGCCCCGGCCTGCCCCGGCTCTGGCACCCAAGCGAGCCTGGCCCTCAGACACAGAGATCATCGTCAACCAGGCCTGTGGGGGGGACATGCCCGCCCTGGAAGGGGCACCCTGCACCCCGCCTCTGCCACGGCGGCCCCGCAAGGGCAGCGCTGAGCTGGGCTTCCCCCGGGTGGCGCCGGCGGACGAGGTCATCGTGAACCAGTACGTGATCCGGCCCAGCCCTGCGGCCCCGGGGGCCCCTGCGGCAGCGGTGGCCGCGGCTGCCGGGGAGCCTCTGGAGTGCCCGACGTGCGGGCACACGTACAACGCCACGCAGAGGCGGCCCCGCGTGCTGTCCTGCCTGCACTCCGTGTGTGAGCAGTGCCTGCAGATTCTCTACGAGTCCTGCCCCAAGTACAAGTTCATCTCTTGTCCCACCTGCCGCCGTGAGACTGTGCTCTTCACTGACTACGGCCTGGCTGCGCTGGCTATCAACACGTCCATCCTGAGCCGCCTGCCACCCGAGGCGCTGACCGCCCCGTCGGGTGGCCAGTGGGGTGGCGAGCCCGAGGGCAGCTGCTACCAGACCTTCCGGCAGTACTGCGGGGCTGCGTGCACGTGCCACGCTCGGAACCCGCTGTCTGCCTGCTCCATCATGTAG